A stretch of the Deinobacterium chartae genome encodes the following:
- a CDS encoding roadblock/LC7 domain-containing protein — protein sequence MDVRDILKDVAQIKGITAAAVVSLEGFVIESTSNGDAAVDLDFLGGVASSSATSAQSLIDAFGKGKMNHMMIEFDEGPVLMSTLGDFMLLTTLESAQDLGRVRFQLKKFLPQLSSALQA from the coding sequence TCAAAGACGTGGCCCAGATCAAGGGCATTACCGCAGCAGCGGTGGTGAGCCTCGAGGGTTTTGTGATCGAGTCGACCTCGAACGGCGACGCTGCCGTGGACCTTGACTTTCTGGGCGGTGTGGCCAGCTCGAGTGCCACCTCGGCCCAGTCGCTGATCGATGCGTTTGGCAAGGGCAAGATGAACCACATGATGATCGAGTTCGACGAGGGCCCGGTACTGATGTCCACCCTGGGTGATTTCATGTTGCTCACCACCCTCGAGTCGGCCCAGGACCTGGGTCGGGTGCGCTTCCAGCTCAAGAAGTTCTTGCCGCAGCTTTCCAGCGCTTTGCAGGCCTGA